GGACTTGAACCGCCCGATCTGGAACCCGACCTTGGCGTCCATCTGCGCGGCCATGACGTGGGACTTCCTGGATCTGAGCGCCGCCGCCTGGACGGGGTCAATGGTAGACGCGGCGGTGGAGGCCTCGGCGCGGATGACCGTCGTGTTGCCCGCCAGGTGGAGGAACCCCGGGACCACGCCGTCGCCCACGTCCGCGCCGTCGGAAGCGAAGGACGCCGCGATGTCGCCGTAGCGGAAGGCGATCTTATCGTTGGGGTTCCGCGCCGTCACCGTGAACTCGATGCGGGAGGTGAGCGCGTCCGAGTCTGACACGTTCAGCGCCGCCAGCCGCAGCGACGTCACCGCGAAGCTTGGCGGGCGCGGGCGGTACACCACGTACAAGACCCCCGACGCGATGGCGCCCAGGAACACCAGGCCCACCAGCACCAGCGTCAGCCACAGGCAGCACGCGCAGCACCACCCGCGGGCGCTCCGACGGGGGCGACGCGCCGGCGGGCGCGACTGCGCGGGCTTCGGACGGTACATCGGCGGAGGGGGCACGCGCCCGCCGGGCAGCATGGACGGCGGCGCGGGACGCGGCGGACCGcctccggcgccgccgccgttcgCGGTGCCGTTCGTGGCGCGCACGGGAACCGGCTTCGCGGCCGGCGCGTACGCCCGGTCGCCCATTGCGCCTCGCTCTCGGCTTCTTCGGCTCTTGGTGGCTGCTTGGGGAAGGATGGATGGAGATGGAGGGGATGGGGCTGACGGGCGGATGAGTAAAGGAGCTGCTAGCTAGGACTGAGGTGGAAAAcgcggagaagaagagaggagcgGAATAACTGGGACCATTTATATAGTCACTGTTTATCTTGTATGTATTTCTGTGTGCTTCTTCCATTTCTCTTTTCTTCACCAATCAGACCGTCTCCAATAACCCAACCCAAATGCAAAATAGATCATCTACCGTGTCTTTAGGTACTCAAAATATGGTCCAACTGATGACCCAAACACCATAGCCATTTTGCGTTGAACGACGAACGAAACGCAAATAAGCGTCTTGCTCTCGAGACGACGcaaatctctctccctctctcctgccTTCGCTCCTCCCTcccatctctctccctctcccagcaGGGACGGAGGCGGCTCGCctccggcagcagcagcagccgacgcaGCACCaccggcggcccctcccctctctcctgcCTCCGCTCCTCCCTcccatctctctccctctctcttccttccctccatttctctcccttcccctctcccttccctcccGAAGCGGCGACGGGCGcgacgcggcggcggccggcccCCGGTGGCCCCCTCCCTTCCTCCCACCCCCCGTGCGGGCGGACCCCTGGCGGCCGCGGCTACCCCCCTCCGCGCGACCTCCTGCGGCCGGCCGGCGTGGCTCCGCTCTCCCTCCCCGTCCATGCTGTTCGCGCGAAAGGGGCCGCGCGCCTCGCCGGATCTGGCGCCGGAGCTCGCAGCTCGGTGGCCGCCCGCGGGGAAGACGAAGACGAAGACGCCGGAGCTTCGCGCCTCGCTGTTGGAGAAGAAAGGTTTTGGGTACGTGACCCTTTCCTGTACGTGACTCAAATCCTGAAATAAGTCTCGTGTTTGCGTTCCTatcgttggagacagtctcagTCACCCATCcccaagctgctgctgctgctacagcCCCCCTGGATTTTGTCTTGCTGAGAGTGAGAGACTGGGCGAGCCGGAATAGATGATTGGTTTTTTTTCTGGTCTTTGTACGTTGATTTTCGTGGTTTCTCTTTGACTTAGAGGAGTCAAAGTGAGAAAAATACCTTACTTCTGTTTGAATTACCACGGTAATCAAGATACATAGGCTTATGATGTGACTACCAGATTTCTCATAAATAAATATCTATAttgttttatattgattttagCGGCACTACTATTAAATATCAATTGAACAGTAACTATAGCCAGAAGATACGATATTTTGTAGTAATACCGAACGTATCCAAACGATATTGCAAAACGACAATAAGAGTAAAGAAAAATGATATCTTGCTTTCTAAGCGGGAGACATACCCATTTAAGATAAGAGATACGAAGAAATACACGTGGACTATGTGACTAACGTCAGCCCGACAGCAATTAGATTGTCGGTGTTACGATGACGCCACAACAGATAACAAAAGCTGATGGTGTTTTGACCTGCAACCGCGAATGCCTTGTGGAGAAGGGAAATATGGTGCGCTTGTTTTAGCGTGGTGAATCTTTGGTAAAGTTCTAACgaaaatattatgaaattattaTTCTTTTGATGGTAACTAGGTAGcttgtccgtgcgttgctacgggacaactaaatcttttgtactaaaacacacggatcgcacgataagataacaatactgttaaattaaataccgacgtcaaagtgacatttaattcaaaaagcaaaattcgtgaaattaacatagtcacggagagcgcgacgtcgcaagctcacaaactctattgtatagactttttcgtgatacggctaaaataatattttatatcggctgaaagaattctacgatatccatttctttcatgcgctaataaatccatgaataagtttcaCTGCATCTCcgtataatcatgtacacacagattcgagtatatatgtaaataggttCGTGCCCATGCGTTGCcacgggacagctaaacttttgtactaaaaacacacggatcgcacgataagataacaatactgtaaaagtatatgaccgacgttaaagtgacatttaatcca
This DNA window, taken from Miscanthus floridulus cultivar M001 unplaced genomic scaffold, ASM1932011v1 fs_175_2_3, whole genome shotgun sequence, encodes the following:
- the LOC136530688 gene encoding NDR1/HIN1-like protein 13, with protein sequence MGDRAYAPAAKPVPVRATNGTANGGGAGGGPPRPAPPSMLPGGRVPPPPMYRPKPAQSRPPARRPRRSARGWCCACCLWLTLVLVGLVFLGAIASGVLYVVYRPRPPSFAVTSLRLAALNVSDSDALTSRIEFTVTARNPNDKIAFRYGDIAASFASDGADVGDGVVPGFLHLAGNTTVIRAEASTAASTIDPVQAAALRSRKSHVMAAQMDAKVGFQIGRFKSKSINVRVNCAGVSVGLAKPAPAAAPAPDAEPTVVVAAAPAPTRGRARGRSPRSVVRTSSSSSSGGGKMTPTDAKCKVRIKIWIWSF